The following are from one region of the Staphylococcus argenteus genome:
- a CDS encoding diacylglycerol kinase, which yields MRKRARIIYNPTSGKEQFKRDLPDALIKLEKAGYETSAYATEKIGDATLEAERAMHQNYDIIIAAGGDGTLNEVVNGIAEKPNRPKLGVIPMGTVNDFGRALHIPNDIMGALDVIIEGHSTKVDIGKMNNRYFINLAAGGQLTQVSYETPSKLKSIVGPFAYYIKGFEMLPQMKAVDLRIEYDGNVFQGEALLFFLGLTNSMAGFEKLVPDAKLDDGYFTLIIVEKSNLAELGHIMTLASRGEHTKHPKVIYEKAKAINISSFTDLQLNVDGEYGGKLPANFLNLERHIDVFAPNDIVNEELINNDHVDEKLI from the coding sequence ATGAGGAAACGTGCAAGAATCATTTATAACCCGACATCAGGCAAAGAACAATTTAAAAGAGATTTACCTGATGCCTTAATAAAATTAGAAAAAGCGGGATATGAAACGAGTGCATATGCAACCGAAAAAATAGGTGATGCCACACTAGAAGCAGAAAGAGCTATGCATCAAAACTACGATATAATTATCGCTGCCGGTGGAGACGGTACATTAAACGAAGTAGTTAATGGCATTGCAGAGAAACCAAATCGTCCTAAATTAGGTGTTATTCCTATGGGAACAGTAAATGATTTTGGACGTGCTTTACATATACCTAACGACATTATGGGTGCTTTAGACGTCATCATTGAAGGTCATTCTACTAAAGTAGATATAGGTAAAATGAATAATCGTTACTTCATCAATTTAGCTGCTGGTGGACAATTGACTCAAGTCTCATACGAAACCCCAAGTAAGTTGAAATCAATCGTTGGTCCTTTTGCATATTACATTAAAGGTTTCGAAATGTTACCTCAAATGAAAGCTGTTGATTTAAGAATTGAATATGATGGCAATGTTTTCCAAGGAGAAGCTTTATTATTCTTTTTAGGTCTGACAAATTCAATGGCAGGTTTTGAAAAATTAGTGCCAGATGCGAAATTGGATGATGGGTACTTTACTTTAATTATTGTTGAAAAATCAAATCTTGCAGAACTAGGACATATTATGACATTAGCTTCACGAGGTGAACATACAAAACATCCAAAAGTTATATACGAAAAGGCCAAAGCAATTAATATTTCTTCATTTACAGATTTACAGTTAAATGTAGATGGTGAGTATGGTGGAAAATTACCAGCTAATTTCTTGAATTTAGAACGTCATATTGATGTTTTTGCACCAAATGATATTGTTAATGAAGAATTGATAAATAATGATCACGTTGATGAAAAGTTAATTTAA
- the gatB gene encoding Asp-tRNA(Asn)/Glu-tRNA(Gln) amidotransferase subunit GatB — protein MHFETVIGLEVHVELKTDSKMFSPSPAHFGAEPNSNTNVIDLAYPGVLPVVNKRAVDWAMRAAMALNMEIATESKFDRKNYFYPDNPKAYQISQFDQPIGENGYIDIEVDGETKRIGITRLHMEEDAGKSTHKGEYSLVDLNRQGTPLIEIVSEPDIRSPKEAYAYLEKLRSIIQYTGVSDVKMEEGSLRCDANISLRPYGQEKFGTKAELKNLNSFNFVRKGLEYEEKRQEEELLNGGEIGQETRRFDESTGKTILMRVKEGSDDYRYFPEPDIVPLYIDEAWKERVRQTIPELPDERKAKYVNELGLPAYDAHVLTLTKEMSDFFESTIEHGADVKLTSNWLMGGVNEYLNKNQVELLDTKLTPENLAGMIKLIEDGTMSSKIAKKVFPELAAKGGNAKQIMEDNGLVQISDEATLLKFVNEALDNNEQSVEDYKNGKGKAMGFLVGQIMKASKGQANPQLVNQLLKQELDKR, from the coding sequence ATGCATTTTGAAACAGTAATAGGACTTGAAGTTCACGTTGAGTTAAAAACGGACTCAAAAATGTTTTCACCATCACCAGCACATTTTGGGGCAGAACCTAACTCAAATACAAATGTTATCGACTTAGCATATCCAGGTGTCTTACCAGTTGTTAATAAACGTGCAGTAGACTGGGCAATGCGTGCAGCAATGGCACTAAATATGGAAATTGCGACAGAATCAAAATTTGACCGTAAAAACTATTTCTATCCAGATAATCCGAAAGCATATCAAATTTCACAATTTGATCAACCAATAGGTGAAAATGGTTACATTGATATTGAAGTAGATGGTGAGACAAAACGTATCGGTATTACACGTCTTCATATGGAAGAAGATGCGGGTAAATCAACTCATAAAGGTGAGTATTCATTAGTTGATTTGAACCGACAAGGTACACCATTAATTGAAATCGTATCTGAACCCGATATTCGTTCTCCTAAAGAAGCGTATGCTTATTTAGAAAAGTTACGTTCAATTATTCAATATACAGGCGTATCTGACGTTAAGATGGAAGAAGGATCTTTACGTTGTGATGCTAATATTTCATTACGACCATATGGTCAAGAGAAATTTGGTACAAAAGCCGAATTGAAAAACTTGAACTCATTTAACTTTGTGAGAAAAGGATTAGAATATGAAGAAAAACGCCAAGAAGAAGAATTGTTAAATGGTGGAGAAATCGGACAAGAAACACGTCGATTTGATGAGTCTACTGGTAAAACAATTTTAATGCGTGTAAAAGAAGGTTCTGATGATTATCGTTACTTCCCAGAACCAGATATCGTACCTTTGTATATTGATGAAGCTTGGAAAGAACGAGTTCGTCAAACAATTCCTGAATTACCAGACGAGCGTAAAGCTAAATATGTAAATGAACTAGGCTTACCTGCATATGATGCACATGTTTTAACTTTGACTAAGGAAATGTCTGATTTCTTTGAGTCAACAATTGAACACGGTGCTGATGTTAAATTAACATCAAACTGGTTAATGGGTGGCGTAAATGAGTATTTAAACAAAAACCAAGTAGAGTTATTAGATACTAAACTTACACCTGAAAATCTAGCTGGTATGATTAAACTTATCGAAGATGGAACAATGAGTAGTAAAATTGCTAAGAAAGTCTTCCCAGAGTTAGCAGCAAAAGGTGGAAATGCTAAACAAATTATGGAAGACAATGGCTTAGTTCAAATTTCTGACGAAGCAACACTTTTAAAATTTGTAAATGAAGCATTAGATAATAATGAACAATCAGTTGAAGATTACAAAAATGGTAAAGGTAAAGCTATGGGCTTCTTAGTTGGTCAAATTATGAAAGCTTCAAAAGGTCAAGCTAACCCTCAATTAGTAAATCAACTATTAAAACAAGAATTAGATAAAAGATAA
- the gatA gene encoding Asp-tRNA(Asn)/Glu-tRNA(Gln) amidotransferase subunit GatA, with the protein MSIRYESVENLLTLIKNKKIKPSDVVKDIYDAIEETDPTIKSFLALDKENAMKKAQELDELQAKDQMDGKLFGIPMGIKDNIITNGLETTCASKMLEGFVPIYESTVMEKLHGENAVLIGKLNMDEFAMGGSTETSYFKKTVNPFDHKAVPGGSSGGSAAAVAAGLVPFSLGSDTGGSIRQPAAYCGIVGMKPTYGRVSRFGLVAFASSLDQIGPLTRNVKDNALVLEAISGLDANDSTSAPVEDVDFTSDIGKDIKGLKVALPKEYLGEGVAADVKEAVNNAVDTLKSLGAIVEEVSLPNTKFGIPSYYVIASSEASSNLSRFDGIRYGYHSKDAHSLEELYKMSRSEGFGKEVKRRIFLGTFALSSGYYDAYYKKSQKVRTLIKNDFDKVFENYDVVVGPTTPTTAFNLGEEIDDPLTMYANDLLTTPVNLAGLPGISVPCGQSNGRPIGLQFIGKPFDEKTLYRVAYQYETQYNLHDVYEKL; encoded by the coding sequence ATGAGTATTCGTTACGAATCGGTTGAGAATTTATTAACTTTAATTAAAAACAAAAAAATTAAACCATCTGATGTTGTTAAAGATATATATGATGCAATTGAAGAGACTGATCCAACAATCAAGTCATTTTTAGCATTAGATAAAGAAAATGCGATGAAAAAAGCACAAGAGTTAGATGAATTACAAGCTAAGGACCAAATGGATGGCAAATTATTTGGTATTCCAATGGGGATAAAAGATAACATTATTACTAATGGTTTAGAAACAACTTGTGCAAGTAAAATGTTAGAAGGCTTTGTACCAATTTATGAATCAACTGTAATGGAAAAATTACATGGTGAAAATGCTGTTTTGATCGGTAAATTAAATATGGATGAGTTCGCAATGGGTGGTTCAACTGAAACATCATATTTCAAAAAGACAGTTAACCCATTTGATCATAAAGCTGTACCTGGTGGTTCGTCAGGTGGATCTGCAGCAGCGGTTGCAGCAGGCTTAGTACCATTTAGTTTAGGATCAGATACTGGTGGTTCAATCAGACAACCAGCAGCATATTGCGGTATTGTTGGTATGAAACCAACTTATGGTCGCGTATCTCGATTTGGATTAGTTGCTTTCGCATCTTCACTAGATCAAATTGGGCCATTAACACGTAATGTAAAAGATAATGCATTAGTATTAGAAGCAATTTCAGGCTTAGACGCAAATGATTCTACAAGTGCACCTGTTGAAGATGTAGATTTTACATCTGATATCGGTAAAGATATTAAAGGGCTAAAAGTTGCATTACCTAAAGAATATTTAGGTGAAGGTGTAGCAGCAGATGTTAAAGAAGCAGTTAATAATGCTGTAGATACATTAAAGTCTTTAGGCGCTATTGTAGAAGAAGTATCATTACCAAATACAAAATTTGGTATCCCATCTTACTATGTTATCGCGTCATCAGAAGCTTCATCAAATCTTTCACGTTTTGATGGTATCCGTTATGGATATCACTCTAAAGATGCACATTCTTTAGAAGAATTATATAAAATGTCAAGATCTGAAGGTTTTGGTAAAGAAGTTAAACGTCGTATTTTCTTAGGTACATTTGCATTAAGTTCAGGATATTACGATGCATACTATAAAAAATCTCAAAAAGTTAGAACATTAATCAAAAATGATTTTGATAAAGTATTCGAAAATTATGATGTAGTAGTTGGTCCAACAACACCTACAACTGCATTCAACTTAGGCGAAGAAATTGATGATCCATTGACAATGTATGCCAATGATTTATTAACAACACCAGTAAACTTAGCTGGATTACCTGGTATTTCTGTTCCTTGTGGACAATCAAATGGCCGACCAATCGGTTTACAATTCATTGGTAAACCATTCGATGAAAAAACGTTATATCGTGTCGCTTATCAATATGAAACACAATACAATTTACATGACGTTTATGAAAAATTATAA
- the gatC gene encoding Asp-tRNA(Asn)/Glu-tRNA(Gln) amidotransferase subunit GatC gives MTKVTREEVEHIANLARLQISPEETEEMANTLESILDFAKQNDSADTEGVEPTYHVLDLQNVLREDKAIKGIPQELALKNAKETEDGQFKVPTIMNEEDA, from the coding sequence ATGACAAAAGTAACACGTGAAGAAGTTGAGCATATTGCAAATCTTGCACGACTTCAAATTTCTCCTGAAGAAACGGAAGAAATGGCCAACACATTAGAAAGTATTTTAGATTTTGCAAAACAAAATGATAGCGCAGATACAGAAGGCGTAGAACCTACATATCACGTTTTAGATTTACAAAACGTTTTACGTGAAGATAAAGCAATCAAAGGTATTCCGCAAGAGTTAGCTTTGAAAAATGCCAAAGAAACAGAAGATGGACAATTTAAAGTGCCTACAATCATGAATGAGGAGGACGCGTAA
- the putP gene encoding sodium/proline symporter PutP — MLTMGTALSQQVDANWQTYIMIGVYFLILIVIGFYGYKQATGNLSEYMLGGRSIGPYITALSAGASDMSGWMIMGLPGSVYSTGLSAMWITIGLTLGAYINYFVVAPRLRVYTELAGDAITLPDFFKNRLNDKNNILKIISGLIIVVFFTLYTHSGFVSGGKLFESAFGLDYHFGLILVAFIVIFYTFFGGYLAVSITDFFQGVIMLIAMVMVPIVAMMNLNGWGTFHDVAAMKPTNLNLFKGLSFIGIISLFSWGLGYFGQPHIIVRFMSIKSHKMLPKARRLGISWMAVGLLGAVAVGLTGIAFVPAYHIKLEDPETLFIVMSQVLFHPLVGGFLLAAILAAIMSTISSQLLVTSSSLTEDFYKLIRGEEKAKTHQKEFVMVGRLSVLVVAIVAISIAWNPNDTILNLVGNAWAGFGASFSPLVLFSLYWKGLTRAGAVSGMVSGALVVIIWIAWIKPLAHINEIFGLYEIIPGFIVSVIVTYVVSKLTKKPGAFVETDLNKVRDIVREK, encoded by the coding sequence ATGCTTACAATGGGGACAGCATTAAGCCAACAAGTTGATGCCAATTGGCAAACTTATATAATGATTGGCGTTTACTTTTTAATACTTATTGTTATAGGTTTTTATGGTTATAAACAAGCAACCGGCAACTTAAGTGAGTATATGTTAGGCGGACGTAGTATTGGCCCATACATCACTGCTTTGTCAGCTGGTGCATCAGATATGAGTGGTTGGATGATTATGGGGCTTCCAGGCTCAGTATATAGTACTGGTCTTTCAGCAATGTGGATTACAATCGGTTTAACATTAGGTGCTTACATTAACTATTTCGTTGTTGCACCTAGGCTTCGTGTTTATACTGAATTAGCTGGAGATGCCATTACGTTACCTGATTTCTTTAAAAACCGCTTAAACGATAAAAATAATATTCTTAAAATCATTTCCGGATTAATTATTGTTGTATTCTTTACGTTATATACACATTCTGGTTTTGTATCAGGTGGTAAATTATTTGAAAGTGCCTTTGGTTTAGACTACCATTTTGGGTTAATTTTGGTTGCTTTCATTGTTATTTTCTATACGTTTTTTGGTGGTTATTTAGCTGTGTCAATTACGGATTTCTTCCAAGGTGTCATTATGTTAATTGCGATGGTTATGGTCCCTATTGTTGCTATGATGAACTTAAATGGTTGGGGTACGTTTCATGATGTAGCTGCTATGAAACCTACTAATTTAAATTTATTTAAAGGCCTATCATTCATAGGTATTATTTCACTATTTTCATGGGGATTAGGTTATTTCGGTCAACCTCATATTATAGTAAGATTTATGTCTATTAAGTCACATAAAATGTTACCAAAAGCTAGACGTTTAGGAATTAGCTGGATGGCAGTTGGTCTATTAGGTGCAGTTGCTGTTGGCTTAACTGGTATCGCGTTTGTACCTGCTTACCATATTAAATTAGAAGATCCAGAAACATTATTTATAGTAATGAGCCAAGTACTCTTCCATCCGCTTGTTGGCGGTTTCTTACTAGCTGCAATTTTAGCAGCAATTATGAGTACAATTTCTTCACAATTACTTGTAACGTCAAGCTCATTAACAGAAGATTTTTATAAATTAATTCGTGGTGAAGAAAAAGCAAAAACGCATCAAAAAGAATTCGTCATGGTTGGACGATTATCAGTATTAGTTGTAGCTATTGTTGCAATTTCTATTGCTTGGAATCCAAATGACACAATTTTAAACCTAGTTGGTAATGCGTGGGCAGGATTCGGTGCATCATTCAGTCCACTTGTATTATTCTCACTTTATTGGAAAGGTTTAACACGTGCAGGTGCTGTAAGTGGTATGGTTTCAGGTGCTCTTGTTGTTATTATTTGGATTGCATGGATTAAACCATTGGCACATATCAATGAAATCTTTGGTTTATACGAAATCATTCCAGGCTTTATTGTAAGTGTTATTGTTACTTATGTTGTAAGTAAACTTACTAAAAAACCAGGTGCATTTGTTGAGACAGATTTAAATAAAGTTAGAGATATCGTTCGAGAAAAATAA
- a CDS encoding CamS family sex pheromone protein, which produces MKRTLVLLITAIFILAACGNHKDDQAGKDNKKHNNSSNQVKEIATDKNVQGDNYRTLLPFKESQARGLLQDNMANSYNGGDFEDGLLNLSKEVFPTDKYLYQDGQFLDKKTINAYLDPKYTKQEIDKMSEKDKKDKKANENLGLNPSHEGETNPEKIAEKSPAYLSNILEQDFYGGGDTKGKNIKGMTIGLAMNSVYYYKKEKDGPTFSKKLDDSEVKKQGKQMASEILSRLRENDDLKDIPIHFAIYKQSSEDSITPGEFITQATAEKSQTKLNEWHNINEKSALLPSSTAADYDENLNNNFKQFNDNLQSYFSNFTQAVGKVKFVDKKPQHLVVDLPIDYYGQAETIGITQYVTEQANKYFDKIDNYEIRIKDGNQPRALISKTKDDKEPQVHIYSN; this is translated from the coding sequence ATGAAGCGTACATTAGTATTATTGATTACAGCAATCTTTATACTCGCTGCTTGTGGAAATCATAAAGATGACCAAGCTGGAAAAGATAACAAAAAGCATAACAATAGTTCAAATCAAGTAAAAGAAATTGCCACTGATAAAAATGTACAAGGTGATAACTATCGTACATTATTACCGTTTAAAGAAAGTCAGGCAAGAGGGCTTTTACAAGATAACATGGCGAATAGTTATAATGGTGGCGACTTTGAAGATGGCTTATTGAACTTAAGTAAAGAGGTTTTTCCAACAGATAAATATTTATACCAAGATGGTCAATTTTTAGATAAGAAAACAATTAATGCTTATTTAGATCCTAAGTATACTAAACAAGAAATTGATAAAATGTCTGAGAAAGATAAAAAAGATAAGAAAGCAAATGAAAACTTAGGTCTAAATCCATCTCATGAAGGTGAAACAAATCCTGAAAAAATTGCAGAAAAATCGCCTGCGTATTTATCTAACATTTTAGAACAAGATTTTTATGGTGGTGGAGATACGAAAGGTAAAAATATTAAAGGTATGACGATTGGTTTAGCCATGAATAGCGTTTACTATTATAAAAAAGAAAAAGATGGACCAACATTTAGTAAGAAATTAGATGATAGTGAAGTTAAAAAGCAAGGAAAACAAATGGCTAGCGAGATATTATCTAGACTACGTGAAAATGATGATTTAAAAGATATCCCGATTCATTTTGCGATTTATAAACAATCAAGTGAAGATTCAATAACACCAGGTGAATTTATTACGCAAGCGACTGCTGAAAAGAGTCAAACTAAACTTAATGAATGGCATAACATCAATGAAAAATCAGCATTATTGCCTTCATCAACAGCAGCAGACTATGATGAGAATTTAAATAATAACTTTAAACAGTTTAATGATAACTTGCAGTCTTATTTTTCAAATTTCACACAAGCGGTAGGGAAAGTTAAATTTGTTGATAAGAAACCTCAGCATTTAGTCGTAGATTTACCAATAGATTATTATGGACAAGCTGAAACGATTGGTATTACACAGTATGTGACTGAACAGGCTAATAAATACTTCGATAAAATTGATAACTATGAGATTCGAATTAAAGATGGTAATCAACCACGTGCTTTAATTAGTAAAACAAAAGATGACAAAGAACCACAAGTTCATATTTATAGTAATTAA
- the ligA gene encoding NAD-dependent DNA ligase LigA, with product MADLTSRVNELHDLLNQYSYEYYVQDNPSVPDSEYDKLLHELIQIEEEHPEYKTVDSPTVRVGGEAQASFNKVNHDTPMLSLGNAFNEEDLRKFDQRIREQIGSVEYMCELKIDGLAVSLKYVNGYFVQGLTRGDGTTGEDITENLKTIHAIPLKMKEPLNVEVRGEAYMPRRSFLHLNEEKEKNGEQLFANPRNAAAGSLRQLDSKLTAKRKLSVFIYSVNDFTDFDASSQSDALDELDKLGFKTNKNRERVSDIDGVLEYIEKWTSQRESLPYDIDGIVIKVNDLDQQDEMGFTQKSPRWAIAYKFPAEEVVTKLLDIELSIGRTGVVTPTAILEPVKVAGTTVSRASLHNEDLIHDRDIRIGDSVVVKKAGDIIPEVVRSIPDRRPDDAVTYHMPTHCPSCGHELVRIEGEVALRCINPKCQAQLVEGLIHFVSRQAMNIDGLGTKIIQQLYQNELIKDVADIFYLTEEDLLPLERMGQKKVDNLLAAIQQAKSNSLEHLLFGLGIRHLGVKASQVLAEKYETMDRLLTVTEEELVEIHDIGDKLAQSVVTYLENEDIRALIQKLKDKHVNMDYKGIKTSDIEGHPEFSGKTMVLTGKLHQMTRTEASKWLTAQGAKVTSSVTKNTDVVIAGEDAGSKLTKAQNLGIEIWTEQQFVDKQNELNS from the coding sequence ATGGCTGATTTAACGTCTCGTGTTAACGAGCTACATGATTTATTAAATCAATACAGTTACGAGTATTATGTACAGGATAATCCATCTGTGCCAGATAGTGAATATGACAAATTATTACATGAACTTATTCAAATTGAAGAGGAACATCCTGAATATAAAACTGTAGATTCGCCAACAGTTAGAGTTGGTGGCGAAGCCCAAGCCTCTTTTAATAAAGTTAATCATGATACGCCTATGCTTAGTTTAGGGAATGCTTTCAATGAAGAAGATTTAAGAAAATTTGATCAACGTATACGTGAACAAATTGGTAGTGTTGAATATATGTGCGAATTGAAAATCGATGGATTAGCTGTATCATTAAAGTATGTAAATGGTTATTTTGTACAAGGATTAACTCGTGGTGATGGTACAACAGGTGAAGATATCACTGAAAATTTAAAGACGATTCATGCTATTCCTTTAAAAATGAAAGAGCCTTTAAATGTAGAAGTACGTGGAGAGGCATATATGCCAAGACGCTCATTTTTACATTTAAATGAGGAAAAAGAGAAAAATGGAGAGCAATTGTTTGCAAATCCTAGAAATGCTGCGGCTGGTTCTTTAAGACAGTTAGATTCCAAACTTACTGCAAAACGAAAATTAAGTGTATTTATTTATAGCGTGAATGACTTCACTGACTTTGATGCAAGTTCACAAAGTGATGCTTTAGATGAATTAGATAAATTAGGTTTTAAAACAAATAAAAATCGTGAACGTGTTAGTGATATTGATGGCGTTTTAGAATATATTGAAAAATGGACGAGCCAAAGAGAATCATTGCCGTATGATATTGATGGCATTGTGATAAAGGTTAATGATTTAGATCAACAAGACGAAATGGGATTTACACAAAAATCACCTAGATGGGCCATTGCCTATAAATTTCCTGCTGAGGAAGTTGTAACTAAATTATTAGATATTGAATTAAGTATTGGACGAACAGGTGTGGTGACACCAACAGCTATACTAGAACCTGTAAAAGTAGCTGGAACTACTGTTTCAAGGGCGTCATTACACAATGAAGATTTAATTCATGATAGAGACATTCGTATTGGAGATAGTGTAGTTGTAAAAAAAGCAGGGGACATTATTCCTGAAGTTGTGAGAAGCATTCCAGATCGTCGCCCTGATGATGCAGTCACTTATCATATGCCAACACATTGCCCAAGTTGCGGACATGAATTGGTGCGCATTGAAGGTGAAGTTGCGCTTCGCTGTATTAATCCAAAATGCCAAGCGCAACTTGTTGAAGGCTTAATTCATTTTGTATCAAGACAGGCTATGAATATTGATGGCTTAGGTACTAAAATTATTCAGCAACTATATCAAAATGAGTTAATTAAAGATGTAGCTGACATTTTCTATTTAACAGAAGAAGACTTGCTTCCTCTAGAAAGAATGGGACAGAAAAAAGTTGACAATTTGTTGGCAGCAATTCAACAAGCTAAATCAAATTCACTTGAACATTTATTGTTTGGTTTAGGTATTAGGCATTTAGGGGTTAAAGCAAGTCAAGTATTAGCAGAAAAATATGAAACGATGGATCGATTACTTACTGTCACTGAAGAAGAATTAGTTGAAATTCATGATATTGGTGACAAATTAGCACAATCTGTAGTTACTTATTTAGAAAACGAAGATATTCGTGCTTTAATTCAAAAATTAAAAGATAAACATGTTAATATGGATTACAAAGGTATAAAAACTTCTGACATTGAAGGACATCCTGAATTTAGTGGTAAAACAATGGTACTGACTGGTAAACTACACCAAATGACACGAACAGAAGCTTCTAAATGGCTTACAGCACAAGGTGCTAAAGTAACGAGCAGTGTAACTAAAAATACAGATGTTGTCATCGCTGGTGAAGATGCAGGATCAAAATTAACTAAAGCACAAAATTTAGGTATTGAAATTTGGACAGAACAACAATTTGTAGATAAGCAAAATGAATTAAATAGTTAG